A stretch of Tenrec ecaudatus isolate mTenEca1 chromosome 2, mTenEca1.hap1, whole genome shotgun sequence DNA encodes these proteins:
- the LOC142441191 gene encoding olfactory receptor 2T3-like, protein MHSGNQTSSTGFILVGIFGSTKFSVFLYSLSFIFFLMALTGNAILIILIHTEPRLHTPMYFFISQLSFMDLMYICVTLPKMLVDQVTGDNTISHLGCGIQMFCYLTLAGTEFFLLAAMAYDRYAAICRPLHYPLLMNRRICQLLVAGCWFLGTMDGLLLTPITMSFPFCHSRKITNFFCEAPALLKLSCSDISLYKTLMYVCCVLMLLIPVSIISASYALILHLIHRMNSAEGRRKALATCSSHMVVVLLFFGASIYTYMLPGSYHTAEQDILLSAFYTIITPVLNPLIYSLRNKDVTGALRKLMPSGLNLRKASDVKT, encoded by the coding sequence ATGCATTCAGGGAATCAAACATCAAGCACTGGTTTCATCCTGGTGGGGATTTTTGGATCCACCAAATTTTCAGTCTTCCTCTACAGCCTGTCCTTCATCTTTTTCTTGATGGCCCTGACTGGGAATGCTATTCTCATAATCCTGATCCATACAGAACCTCGACTTCACACCCCTATGTACTTTTTCATCAGCCAGCTCTCTTTCATGGATCTCATGTACATATGTGTGACTCTCCCCAAGATGCTTGTGGACCAGGTCACAGGAGACAATACTATCTCCCACCTAGGTTGTGGAATCCAGATGTTCTGCTACCTGACTCTGGCTggaacagagttttttcttttagcTGCCATGGCCTATGATCGATATGCTGCCATTTGCAGACCTCTCCATTACCCGCTGCTCATGAACAGGAGAATCTGCCAATTGCTTGTAGCAGGATGCTGGTTCCTGGGAACGATGGATGGCCTATTGCTGACCCCAATTACCATGAGTTTCCCCTTTTGTCACTCTAGGAAAATCACGAACTTCTTCTGTGAAGCCCCTGCCCTGCTGAAACTTTCTTGTTCTGATATTTCCCTATACAAGACACTCATGTACGTGTGCTGTGTCCTCATGCTCCTCATCCCTGTCTCCATCATCTCTGCCTCATATGCCCTCATCCTGCACCTCATCCATAGGATGAATTCAGCTGAGGGCCGCAGGAAAGCCCTGGCCACCTGCTCCTCTCACATGGTGGTGGTGCTGCTCTTTTTTGGTGCTTCCATCTATACCTACATGCTTCCAGGTTCCTACCACACCGCTGAGCAGGACATACTGCTGTCTGCCTTTTATACCATCATCACTCCTGTGCTGAACCCTCTCATTTACAGCCTCcggaacaaggatgtcactgggGCCCTGAGGAAACTGATGCCATCAGGGTTGAACCTCAGAAAAGCTTCAGATGTGAAAACCTAG